One Brassica napus cultivar Da-Ae chromosome C2, Da-Ae, whole genome shotgun sequence DNA window includes the following coding sequences:
- the LOC106383022 gene encoding E3 ubiquitin-protein ligase PUB23-like — MMRANQKPKPNAPPRPLFSCGFFRRCTQSVLSPTSPHQQPRRKPNTATTSSSSSSSTSTSQSFTQWRFPHHLDQTPSTAPPPPAPARPPPLPVATTLQETYQIAELHLASVSESDKLLALQLLERVVVPDPPSDPTCPPGLMRGLVSCLRSNRIVTAKYVTKILLALCLAECNRRVAVEAGAARAVVETAAGLENSAVERALAALELMCTTAEGAAEVRAHAMTVPAMVAVMARLAGRGREYAISILAVVYGRGGAFSGEEITVAPAEEVARAVALALEGECTARGRRKGAHLLKTLEEYGRLDLSQNGT; from the coding sequence ATGATGAGAGCAAACCAGAAACCAAAACCCAACGCGCCACCGCGTCCTCTCTTCTCATGCGGCTTCTTCCGCCGCTGCACACAATCCGTCCTCAGTCCTACCTCTCCTCACCAACAACCTCGCCGTAAGCCAAACACCGCCACCACCTCGTCATCTTCATCCTCCTCGACCTCCACTTCTCAAAGCTTCACTCAATGGCGCTTCCCTCACCATCTTGATCAAACTCCATCCaccgctcctcctcctcctgctcCTGCTCGTCCTCCGCCTCTTCCGGTCGCCACCACTCTCCAAGAAACCTACCAGATCGCTGAGCTTCACCTCGCGTCAGTCTCCGAATCGGACAAGCTCCTCGCTCTTCAGCTACTCGAGCGGGTCGTCGTACCCGACCCGCCGTCTGATCCGACTTGTCCTCCGGGTCTCATGCGAGGCCTCGTCTCTTGCCTTCGTAGCAACAGGATCGTAACCGCCAAATACGTCACCAAGATCCTCCTCGCGCTCTGCCTCGCCGAATGCAACCGCCGCGTGGCGGTCGAGGCCGGAGCCGCCAGAGCGGTGGTGGAAACCGCGGCGGGGCTGGAGAACTCTGCGGTGGAACGCGCCTTAGCTGCGCTCGAGCTCATGTGCACGACGGCGGAAGGCGCGGCGGAGGTTCGTGCTCACGCGATGACGGTGCCGGCGATGGTGGCGGTGATGGCGAGGTTGGCCGGGAGGGGGAGAGAGTACGCCATAAGCATACTCGCCGTTGTTTACGGAAGAGGAGGAGCATTTTCCGGCGAAGAGATTACGGTGGCGCCGGCGGAGGAAGTGGCGAGGGCGGTGGCGCTGGCGCTGGAAGGAGAGTGTACGGCGAGAGGGAGAAGAAAAGGGGCCCACCTATTGAAGACCCTTGAGGAATATGGACGGTTGGATCTGAGTCAGAATGGGACATAG
- the LOC106385984 gene encoding ER membrane protein complex subunit 1-like gives MAIRVSLLLLVFLSSAVVSFSLYEDQVGLMDWHQRYIGKVKHAVFHTQKAGRKRVIVSTEENVVASLDLRHGEIFWRHVLGTNDAIDGVDIALGKYVITLSSQGSTLRAWNLPDGQMVWETSLHSAQSSKSLLSVPINLKVDKDYPILVFGGGYLHAVSAIDGEVLWKKDFTAEGFEVQRVLQPPESSIIYVLGFLHSSEAVVYQIDSKTGEVVAQKSMVFPGGFSGAISSVSSDKVVVLDSTRSILVTIGFLDGDINFQKTPISDLVENSGNAEILSPLLSNMLAVKVNKRTIFVRVGGEGKLEVVDSLSDETAMSDSLPVADDQVAFASAHHEGSKIQLMVKLVDDLDTVLLRESIEMDQHRGHVDKVFINNYIKTDRSNGFRALIVMEDHSLLLLQQGAIVWSREEGLASVTDVTTAELPVEKDGVSVAKVEHTLVDWLKGHMLKLKGSLLLASPEDVAAIQEMRMKSSGRSKLTRDHNGFRKLFIALTRAGKLFALHTGDGRIVWSMLLNSPTKSEACERPSGINLYQWQVPHHHAMDENPSVLVVGRCGSDSSAPGVLSFVDVYTGKEISSSDIGHSVVRVMPLPFTDSTEQRLHLIADTEGHIHLYPKTSEALSIFQREFQNVYWYTVEGDDGIIRGQGMKSSCAGETADEYCFTTKELWTVVFPSESEKIISTLTRKPNEVVHTQAKVSTDQDLLYKYVSRNLLFVATVSPKGAGEIGSVTPEESALVVYLIDTITGRILHRLSHQGCQGPVHAVFSENWVVYHYFNLRAHKHEVTVVEIYDQSRAENKNVWKLVLGKHNLTAPISSYSRPEMFTKSQSYFFAQSVKTIAVTSTAKGITSKQLLIGTIGDQILALDKRFVDPRRTLNPSQAEKEEGIIPLTDSLPIIPQSYITHSLKVEGLRGIVTAPAKLESTTHVFAYGVDLFYTRLAPSKTYDSLTDDFSYALLLITIVALVAAIYITWVVSEKKELSEKWR, from the exons ATGGCGATCAGAgtttctctcctcctcctcgtaTTCTTATCATCTGCAGTCGTATCTTTCTCCCTCTATGAAGATCAAGTCGGCCTCATGGATTG GCACCAACGGTACATAGGGAAAGTGAAGCACGCAGTGTTCCACACTCAGAAAGCTGGGAGAAAGCGTGTTATCGTCTCTACCGAGGAGAATGTTGTTGCTTCTCTTGATCTCAGGCATGGAGAGATTT TTTGGAGGCATGTTCTTGGAACAAATGATGCTATCGATGGCGTTGACATTGCCTTGGGAAAAT ATGTTATCACCCTTTCGTCACAAGGAAGTACTTTAAGAGCTTGGAACCTTCCTGATGGTCAGATGGTGTGGGAAACGTCCCTGCATAGTGCACAGAGTTCAAAGTCACTGTTATCGGTGCCG ATAAATTTGAAGGTTGACAAGGACTACCCTATTCTTGTTTTCGGCGGTGGGTACCTTCATGCTGTTTCTGCTATAGATGGTGAGGTCCTCTGGAAAAAGGATTTCACAGCGGAAGG GTTTGAAGTTCAGCGGGTTCTTCAACCTCCTGAAAGCAGTATAATTTATGTTCTTGGATTCCTTCATTCATCTGAGGCTGTTGTTTACCAGATTGATTCCAAAACTGGAGAGGTAGTGGCACAAAAAAGCATGGTGTTCCCTGGTGGATTCTCTGGCGCGATTTCGTCAGTTTCAAGCGATAAAGTTGTAGTTCTTGATTCAACGAGGTCAATTTTGGTTACTATCGGTTTCTTAGATGGAGATATTAACTTCCAGAAGACCCCTATTTCAGATCTTGTTGAAAATTCTGGAAACGCTGAGATTTTATCACCTCTTCTAAGCAATATGCTTGCTGTAAAAGTCAATAAACGCACTATATTTGTGAGGGTTGGTGGCGAAGGAAAGCTGGAGGTGGTAGACTCATTATCTGATGAAACAGCCATGAGTGATTCGCTTCCGGTTGCAGACGATCAGGTGGCCTTTGCCTCAGCTCATCATGAAGGTAGCAAGATTCAACTCATGGTGAAACTTGTGGATGACTTGGATACTGTATTGCTTAGAGAGAGCATCGAAATGGACCAACATAGAGGTCATGTGGATAAAGTTTTCATAAACAACTATATCAAGACAGACAGGAGTAATGGGTTTAGGGCGCTTATCGTGATGGAGGATCACTCGCTCTTGTTACTGCAGCAGGGGGCGATCGTTTGGAGCAGGGAAGAAGGCCTGGCGTCAGTGACTGATGTTACAACGGCGGAACTCCCTGTGGAGAAGGATGGTGTATCAGTGGCGAAAGTGGAACACACTCTCGTAGATTGGCTTAAGGGACACATGCTGAAGCTCAAGGGATCCTTGTTGCTAGCAAGCCCAGAGGATGTGGCAGCAATTCAAGAAATGAGGATGAAGAGTTCCGGGAGGAGCAAACTTACCCGTGACCATAACGGCTTTCGTAAATTATTCATAGCACTTACACGAGCTGGGAAACTCTTTGCTCTGCACACAGGAGATGGGAGGATTGTCTGGTCTATGCTGCTAAACTCTCCGACCAAATCAGAAGCCTGTGAACGCCCCAGTGGTATCAACCTTTATCAGTGGCAGGTCCCTCATCATCACGCCATGGACGAGAATCCCTCTGTTCTTGTAGTTGGCAGGTGCGGATCAGATTCAAGTGCCCCCGGTGTGCTTTCATTTGTAGATGTCTACACAGGGAAGGAGATTAGCTCATCAGATATTGGTCACTCCGTTGTGCGAGTTATGCCTCTTCCGTTTACCGATTCAACGGAACAGCGTTTACATCTGATAGCTGATACCGAGGGGCATATCCACTTGTACCCGAAAACTTCAGAGGCTCTAAGCATCTTTCAACGCGAGTTTCAAAATGTATATTGGTACACTGTTGAGGGCGATGATGGTATTATCAGAGGACAGGGAATGAAGAGCAGTTGCGCTGGCGAGACTGCAGATGAGTACTGCTTTACCACCAAGGAGCTTTGGACTGTTGTGTTTCCTTCGGAATCAGAGAAAATTATTTCAACACTAACACGGAAACCAAATGAG GTTGTTCATACACAAGCCAAAGTAAGCACAGACCAAGACCTGTTGTATAAATACGTATCAAGAAACTTGCTGTTTGTGGCCACCGTGTCTCCAAAAGGCGCTGGTGAGATTGGTTCAGTTACACCGGAGGAGTCAGCACTTGTGGTATACCTCATTGACACCATCACAGGGCGTATACTGCACCGTTTGTCACATCAAGGCTGCCAAGGGCCAGTTCATGCT GTATTTAGTGAGAATTGGGTTGTTTACCACTACTTCAATCTTCGAGCTCACAAGCACGAGGTTACGGTCGTCGAGATCTATGATCAGTCTCGGGCG GAGAACAAGAATGTCTGGAAACTCGTTCTGGGAAAACACAATCTAACAGCACCAATCTCGTCATACTCTAGACCAGAGATGTTCACAAAGTCGCAGTCATACTTCTTTGCTCAGTCCGTGAAAACCATCGCGGTGACATCGACAGCAAAGGGAATAACATCGAAGCAGCTTCTCATTGGCACCATCGGAGATCAG ATATTGGCACTTGACAAACGATTTGTGGATCCACGCCGGACACTTAATCCCTCGCAAGctgagaaagaagaaggaatCATCCCTCTCACGGATTCATTACCCATCATTCCTCAG TCATACATCACACACTCTCTCAAAGTAGAAGGTCTAAGAGGTATTGTAACAGCTCCGGCCAAGCTAGAGTCAACAACACACGTCTTTGCCTACGGAGTTGATCTCTTCTACACAAGGCTTGCTCCTTCAAAGACCTACGACTCGCTGACCGATGATTTCAGCTACGCGCTTCTCTTGATCACGATTGTAGCACTTGTTGCAGCCATCTACATCACCTGGGTCGTTTCAGAGAAAAAGGAGCTAAGTGAAAAATGGAGGTGA
- the LOC106383020 gene encoding ultraviolet-B receptor UVR8 isoform X1, with translation MEDKTTPLPISEDLSRKITSLAAGEAHTIALTGDGCVYSWGRGMFGRIGTGRETDELVPARVEFESPDRSAARIVGIAAGAYHSLVVSDDGSVWSWGYNIYGQLGFDGENTLAPRLISTFFEQDVSSSSLNDPDREATSDFKVCAVKAGSMMSLAIDNAGGLWMWGNVPPQDSGPEPRLSFTSVPVPFLIPEFHGRTVLKVACGDEHVVALVGSKETQESALYSWGNNHHGQLGRGDGESRARPQVVETFNQNSGLTVYDIACGAHHTALLTYRKDAPNGPSVCWTFGFGENGQLGRGSTKSSPVPEPVSELPEHAHLVSVDCGLFHTSVVSSEGYVWSWGMERGLGLCPDVNFSEVEAGDDSVPRKITGGSRFRDPVQVSCGAAHTVLVANGGYKLWSWGRGRNGVLGTGNVMDCYVPTPVFWPTNELKQDSEEAPKPDDGDKSSSTEEIKQLQTKLMVMERYASILHGSIFGKPFNEEEDIPYSLRVSGYFDMGKEWGEMLESADKSQLMRLQAFYEDMISRVKDKVLQRRIQEIMKDCLQSSAPKH, from the exons ATGGAAGACAAAACGACGCCGTTACCGATCTCTGAAGATCTCTCCCGGAAAATCACATCCCTCGCCGCCGGCGAAGCGCACACCATCGCTCTAACAG gcGATGGATGCGTTTACTCGTGGGGAAGAGGAATGTTCGGGCGTATCGGCACGGGGAGAGAGACGGACGAGCTCGTTCCAGCTCGAGTCGAGTTCGAGTCCCCGGATCGATCGGCCGCTCGAATCGTTGGTATTGCTGCTGGTGCTTATCATAGCCTCGTTGTCTCGg ATGATGGCTCGGTTTGGTCTTGGGGCTATAACATTT ATGGCCAACTTGGTTTTGATGGGGAGAACACCTTGGCTCCACGCTTGATAAGTACTTTCTTTGAACAAGATGTATCTAGTTCTTCTCTTAATGATCCAGATCGAGAAGCTACATCAGATTTCAAG GTTTGCGCTGTCAAGGCTGGATCAATGATGTCGCTGGCCATTGATAACGCCGGAGGGCTTTGGATGTGGGGCAACGTTCCGCCACAAGACAGTGGACCTGAGCCTCGTTTGTCTTTCACAAGCGTCCCGGTTCCATTTTTAATACCTGAGTTCCATGGCCGGACTGTTTTGAAGGTAGCGTGTGGGGATGAGCATGTTGTTGCTCTTGTTGGTTCTAAGGAGACCCAAGAATCTGCGTTGTATTCTTGGGGTAATAACCATCATGGTCAGTTAGGGCGTGGGGATGGAGAGAGCCGCGCAAGGCCTCAGGTTGTGGAGACGTTTAACCAGAACTCTGGTCTTACAGTCTACGACATAGCTTGCGGTGCTCATCACACAGCTCTTCTCACATACAGGAAGGATGCACCGAATGGACCAAGCGTTTGCTGGACGTTCGGGTTTGGAGAAAACGGTCAGCTTGGGCGTGGGAGCACCAAGAGCTCACCGGTTCCAGAGCCAGTTTCAGAGCTCCCGGAACATGCTCACTTAGTTTCCGTAGACTGTGGGTTGTTCCACACGAGCGTGGTGTCGTCCGAGGGATACGTGTGGTCATGGGGGATGGAGAGGGGACTAGGGCTATGCCCCGATGTGAATTTCTCAGAAGTTGAAGCAGGAGACGACAGTGTACCGAGAAAGATAACCGGTGGGTCAAGATTCCGTGACCCGGTTCAGGTTTCTTGCGGAGCTGCGCATACAGTTCTCGTGGCGAACGGTGGTTACAAGCTGTGGTCTTGGGGAAGAGGAAGAAACGGAGTGCTCGGGACGGGCAATGTTATGGACTGTTATGTTCCCACCCCTGTCTTCTGGCCGACGAATGAGCTGAAACAGGACAGTGAAGAAGCACCTAAACCTGATGATGGTGACAAAAGCTCATCAACGGAGGAGATTAAACAGCTACAGACAAAGCTAATGGTGATGGAAAGATACGCAAGCATACTTCATGGATCCATATTTGGAAAGCCTTTCAACGAAGAGGAAGACATTCCGTATTCGTTACGGGTCTCTGGGTACTTCGATATGGGGAAAGAGTGGGGAGAGATGCTGGAGAGTGCTGATAAGAGTCAGCTTATGAGGCTTCAAGCTTTCTATGAGGATATGATTAGTAGGGTTAAGGATAAGGTGTTGCAGAGAAGGATTCAGGAGATTATGAAAGATTGTCTTCAATCATCAGCCCCTAAACACTAG
- the LOC106383020 gene encoding probable E3 ubiquitin-protein ligase HERC3 isoform X2 — protein sequence MMSLAIDNAGGLWMWGNVPPQDSGPEPRLSFTSVPVPFLIPEFHGRTVLKVACGDEHVVALVGSKETQESALYSWGNNHHGQLGRGDGESRARPQVVETFNQNSGLTVYDIACGAHHTALLTYRKDAPNGPSVCWTFGFGENGQLGRGSTKSSPVPEPVSELPEHAHLVSVDCGLFHTSVVSSEGYVWSWGMERGLGLCPDVNFSEVEAGDDSVPRKITGGSRFRDPVQVSCGAAHTVLVANGGYKLWSWGRGRNGVLGTGNVMDCYVPTPVFWPTNELKQDSEEAPKPDDGDKSSSTEEIKQLQTKLMVMERYASILHGSIFGKPFNEEEDIPYSLRVSGYFDMGKEWGEMLESADKSQLMRLQAFYEDMISRVKDKVLQRRIQEIMKDCLQSSAPKH from the coding sequence ATGATGTCGCTGGCCATTGATAACGCCGGAGGGCTTTGGATGTGGGGCAACGTTCCGCCACAAGACAGTGGACCTGAGCCTCGTTTGTCTTTCACAAGCGTCCCGGTTCCATTTTTAATACCTGAGTTCCATGGCCGGACTGTTTTGAAGGTAGCGTGTGGGGATGAGCATGTTGTTGCTCTTGTTGGTTCTAAGGAGACCCAAGAATCTGCGTTGTATTCTTGGGGTAATAACCATCATGGTCAGTTAGGGCGTGGGGATGGAGAGAGCCGCGCAAGGCCTCAGGTTGTGGAGACGTTTAACCAGAACTCTGGTCTTACAGTCTACGACATAGCTTGCGGTGCTCATCACACAGCTCTTCTCACATACAGGAAGGATGCACCGAATGGACCAAGCGTTTGCTGGACGTTCGGGTTTGGAGAAAACGGTCAGCTTGGGCGTGGGAGCACCAAGAGCTCACCGGTTCCAGAGCCAGTTTCAGAGCTCCCGGAACATGCTCACTTAGTTTCCGTAGACTGTGGGTTGTTCCACACGAGCGTGGTGTCGTCCGAGGGATACGTGTGGTCATGGGGGATGGAGAGGGGACTAGGGCTATGCCCCGATGTGAATTTCTCAGAAGTTGAAGCAGGAGACGACAGTGTACCGAGAAAGATAACCGGTGGGTCAAGATTCCGTGACCCGGTTCAGGTTTCTTGCGGAGCTGCGCATACAGTTCTCGTGGCGAACGGTGGTTACAAGCTGTGGTCTTGGGGAAGAGGAAGAAACGGAGTGCTCGGGACGGGCAATGTTATGGACTGTTATGTTCCCACCCCTGTCTTCTGGCCGACGAATGAGCTGAAACAGGACAGTGAAGAAGCACCTAAACCTGATGATGGTGACAAAAGCTCATCAACGGAGGAGATTAAACAGCTACAGACAAAGCTAATGGTGATGGAAAGATACGCAAGCATACTTCATGGATCCATATTTGGAAAGCCTTTCAACGAAGAGGAAGACATTCCGTATTCGTTACGGGTCTCTGGGTACTTCGATATGGGGAAAGAGTGGGGAGAGATGCTGGAGAGTGCTGATAAGAGTCAGCTTATGAGGCTTCAAGCTTTCTATGAGGATATGATTAGTAGGGTTAAGGATAAGGTGTTGCAGAGAAGGATTCAGGAGATTATGAAAGATTGTCTTCAATCATCAGCCCCTAAACACTAG